Proteins from one Thioflavicoccus mobilis 8321 genomic window:
- the rfaH gene encoding transcription/translation regulatory transformer protein RfaH, whose translation MKASPSSSPETTAPAPRWYLVQTRPRQAERAETNLAHQGYSVFRPRVTVEQVRRGRLVPREESLFPNYLFIRLRRWVDNWYPLRSTRGVARLVAFGDDPLPVDDSVIAEIHRRLEAEPITPTFEVGEAVEIVRGPLRGLDAIFKAHKGADRVLLLIDMLHRQVSLTVPVASVRQY comes from the coding sequence GTGAAAGCCAGCCCCTCATCCAGCCCGGAGACCACCGCGCCAGCGCCACGCTGGTATCTCGTCCAGACCCGACCGCGCCAGGCCGAGCGCGCCGAGACGAACCTGGCCCACCAGGGCTACAGTGTCTTCCGCCCCAGGGTCACGGTCGAGCAGGTGCGCCGAGGGCGGCTCGTCCCGCGGGAAGAGTCCTTGTTCCCCAACTATCTCTTCATCCGCCTCAGACGCTGGGTCGACAACTGGTATCCGCTGCGCTCGACGCGGGGCGTCGCCCGGCTAGTCGCCTTCGGCGACGACCCGCTGCCCGTCGATGACAGCGTCATCGCCGAGATCCACCGGCGCCTCGAGGCCGAACCGATCACCCCGACGTTCGAGGTCGGTGAGGCCGTCGAGATCGTCAGGGGGCCGCTACGCGGCCTCGATGCGATCTTCAAGGCGCACAAGGGGGCCGACCGGGTCCTGCTCCTGATCGACATGCTCCATCGCCAGGTCTCACTGACGGTGCCCGTGGCGAGCGTGCGC